A genome region from Alteripontixanthobacter maritimus includes the following:
- a CDS encoding cytochrome P450: MASVAAPTQDALAATRPEHWSQGLLDDDALAHIPGEAGMPFFGHTFTQLRDPHTFARRMYETYGPVYKVRSFGRWNVALMGADANELMLFDRGKIFSSKQGWGPVLDKLFPRGLMLIDFDHHRVDRRALSIAFKPGPMRHYADALNRGISKQVEAWGEGAAETDMRFYPAIKQLTLDLAAESFIGLPFGPEADRINQAFVDMVQASVAPIRKPLPFTKMKRGVDGRAYLVDFFTAETLKRRGADGEMGQDMFSQFATATREDGTLLPVDEVVDHMNFLMMAAHDTITSSATSLVYLLAKNPEWQEKLRAELMATVGGEGRDLTYDDLGKVELTEMAFKEALRLIPPVPSTPRRALESFEFKGYTIPAGANVGINAHLVHHLEEHWPDPTKFDPMRFTPELVRARHKYAWVPFGGGAHMCLGLHFAYMQTKVLMAHMLTRYRVEVADGYDPAWQAWPIPQPKDGMQIRLVRL; encoded by the coding sequence TATTCCGGGCGAGGCAGGCATGCCGTTCTTCGGCCATACCTTCACTCAGCTGCGCGACCCTCACACTTTCGCGCGGCGGATGTATGAAACCTATGGCCCGGTATACAAGGTCCGCAGCTTTGGCCGCTGGAACGTCGCGCTGATGGGCGCAGATGCGAACGAGCTGATGCTGTTCGACCGGGGCAAGATATTCTCCAGCAAGCAAGGCTGGGGCCCGGTGCTCGACAAGCTGTTTCCGCGCGGGCTGATGCTGATCGATTTCGACCATCACCGGGTAGATCGGCGCGCTCTGTCCATCGCGTTCAAGCCCGGCCCGATGCGGCATTATGCGGATGCGCTTAATCGCGGGATATCGAAGCAGGTGGAAGCGTGGGGAGAGGGTGCGGCCGAAACCGACATGCGCTTCTACCCGGCGATCAAGCAGCTGACGCTGGACCTCGCCGCGGAAAGTTTCATCGGCCTGCCATTCGGACCGGAAGCCGACCGCATCAACCAGGCCTTTGTCGATATGGTACAGGCCAGCGTCGCACCAATCCGCAAGCCGCTGCCCTTTACCAAGATGAAGCGCGGAGTGGACGGCCGCGCCTATCTAGTTGATTTCTTCACGGCAGAAACGCTGAAGCGGCGGGGCGCGGACGGCGAAATGGGCCAGGACATGTTCAGCCAGTTTGCCACCGCCACGCGCGAAGATGGCACGCTTCTGCCGGTGGACGAAGTGGTCGACCACATGAACTTCCTGATGATGGCGGCGCACGACACCATCACGTCGAGCGCGACCTCGCTCGTCTACCTGCTCGCCAAGAACCCCGAATGGCAGGAGAAACTGCGCGCCGAACTGATGGCGACCGTCGGCGGGGAAGGCCGCGACCTGACCTATGACGATCTCGGCAAAGTCGAACTCACGGAAATGGCTTTCAAGGAGGCGCTACGCCTCATTCCGCCGGTGCCCAGCACCCCGCGCCGTGCGCTGGAGAGCTTCGAGTTCAAGGGGTACACCATTCCCGCAGGCGCTAATGTCGGGATCAATGCGCATTTGGTGCATCACCTGGAAGAACATTGGCCTGACCCTACCAAGTTCGATCCGATGCGTTTCACGCCCGAACTGGTGAGGGCGCGCCACAAATACGCCTGGGTTCCGTTCGGCGGCGGGGCGCATATGTGTCTCGGCCTACATTTCGCGTACATGCAGACCAAAGTGCTGATGGCGCATATGCTGACCCGTTACCGCGTCGAAGTGGCCGATGGGTACGATCCCGCATGGCAGGCATGGCCAATCCCGCAACCGAAGGACGGTATGCAGATCCGGCT